In one Leptospira fletcheri genomic region, the following are encoded:
- a CDS encoding OmpA/MotB family protein: MKLKKKSVSILVFLLFSTSYCVTQSKYDSLQDAYNHKTRDLEASEKERQGLLRSVDDLKKLQEETQHRVLEYRNLLSSFKSMIDAGKLKIRIVDGRMVVVLSSDILFPPGSASLSAKGADAIREVTGILASLQGRRFQVEGHTDDVPTGVKGYSNWELASARALNVLHTMTKAGMPEDRISAASMGSSRPAMPNTTPENKAANRRIEIVIVPDLSNLPGIEELKKMSE; this comes from the coding sequence ATGAAACTGAAAAAAAAATCTGTATCTATTCTGGTGTTTCTTCTCTTTTCGACTTCGTACTGCGTTACCCAATCCAAGTACGACTCTTTGCAAGATGCTTATAACCATAAAACCAGGGATTTGGAAGCCTCCGAAAAAGAAAGACAGGGATTGCTTCGGTCCGTAGACGACCTGAAAAAATTGCAGGAAGAGACCCAACACAGGGTTTTGGAATATAGAAACCTTCTCTCCAGTTTCAAAAGTATGATCGACGCGGGAAAATTGAAGATACGGATCGTGGACGGCAGGATGGTGGTTGTTCTTTCTTCCGACATTCTTTTTCCTCCCGGTTCCGCGAGCCTTTCCGCGAAGGGCGCTGATGCGATTCGGGAAGTGACCGGAATTCTCGCCTCTTTGCAAGGGAGAAGATTCCAAGTGGAGGGTCATACGGACGACGTTCCCACGGGAGTAAAAGGCTATTCGAATTGGGAATTGGCCTCCGCAAGAGCCTTGAACGTATTGCACACGATGACGAAGGCGGGAATGCCGGAAGACAGGATCAGCGCCGCTTCGATGGGATCTTCTCGGCCGGCAATGCCGAATACGACTCCCGAAAACAAAGCCGCGAATCGTAGGATCGAGATCGTAATCGTTCCGGATTTATCCAACCTGCCCGGAATCGAAGAACTCAAGAAAATGAGCGAGTAG
- a CDS encoding histidine phosphatase family protein, producing MKEERRPESAKILSVFRHGETDWNALSKLQGQLDVPLSVRGKQQVGILSEALLADEIESVYSSDLSRAKETVLPLAERFGIPILFDPRLREVHLGEAQGIHIADIDSRFGAHSWSKWKSFDPLWDGFSFPNGETKPELDGRIFSFLKSILQTPDQVRVGICTHGYWISRMLFLLNLQPKEDLRNCEVFRIRLDAKSFFAKTVP from the coding sequence TTGAAAGAGGAACGACGACCCGAATCCGCGAAGATACTTTCCGTTTTTCGCCATGGAGAAACGGATTGGAACGCCCTCTCCAAACTACAAGGACAATTGGACGTCCCCTTATCCGTCCGCGGGAAGCAGCAGGTAGGAATTTTATCCGAGGCACTTTTGGCGGACGAAATCGAATCCGTATATTCCAGCGACTTGTCCAGGGCAAAAGAAACCGTTCTCCCCCTCGCCGAAAGATTCGGAATTCCCATCCTTTTCGATCCCAGATTAAGAGAAGTGCATTTAGGAGAAGCGCAAGGAATACATATTGCGGACATAGATTCGCGTTTCGGCGCTCATTCCTGGTCCAAATGGAAAAGTTTCGATCCCCTTTGGGACGGTTTTAGCTTTCCGAACGGGGAAACCAAACCGGAACTAGACGGGCGAATTTTTTCCTTTCTAAAAAGCATTCTGCAAACTCCGGATCAAGTCAGAGTCGGAATCTGCACCCATGGGTATTGGATTTCCAGAATGCTTTTCCTGCTGAACCTACAACCGAAAGAAGATCTCCGGAATTGTGAAGTATTCCGAATCCGGCTGGATGCCAAAAGTTTTTTCGCGAAGACGGTTCCCTAA
- the cbiB gene encoding adenosylcobinamide-phosphate synthase CbiB encodes MNPQLAVFSALILDLALGDPGWMPHPVRWIGKTARFLEEKTRRIFLSPFLAGSATSLCIYLISFFLPWTIIVATRHVSSFLEFIFSIFIIYTAVALRDLLDHSQAVHLALEEKNLEKAREKVGRIVGRDTQNLSESEIVRACVESVAESLVDGITAPLFYAIFGGPAWAMLYRSVNTLDSLFGYRNEKYARFGTLPARMDDIANFLPARLTAPLVSLSATLLRLHPILSLRVLYRDGKKHPSPNSGLCEAAMAGALGIRLGGTNYYQGIASEKPFLGYDTETLSPIHILLANRIVLLTSLISLALFSSIRITLYLFL; translated from the coding sequence ATGAACCCTCAGCTCGCGGTTTTTTCGGCTCTAATATTGGATTTAGCGTTAGGCGACCCCGGCTGGATGCCGCATCCGGTACGATGGATCGGAAAAACCGCGCGCTTTTTGGAAGAAAAAACCAGAAGAATCTTCCTTTCTCCCTTCCTAGCAGGATCCGCGACCTCCCTATGCATTTATCTAATTTCCTTCTTTCTACCCTGGACAATAATCGTCGCAACGAGACATGTCTCATCCTTTTTGGAATTTATATTTTCTATTTTCATAATATATACCGCCGTAGCGCTCAGAGATCTGCTGGATCATAGTCAGGCGGTGCACCTGGCCTTGGAGGAAAAAAACCTGGAAAAGGCCCGGGAAAAGGTGGGAAGGATCGTCGGAAGGGATACGCAAAACCTTTCCGAAAGCGAAATCGTCCGGGCCTGTGTGGAGAGCGTCGCGGAAAGTCTGGTCGATGGAATCACCGCGCCGTTGTTTTACGCGATTTTCGGCGGTCCCGCCTGGGCCATGCTCTATAGGTCCGTAAATACGTTGGATTCTCTCTTCGGATACAGGAATGAGAAATACGCGAGATTCGGAACCCTTCCCGCCAGAATGGATGACATTGCGAATTTTCTTCCGGCAAGGTTGACGGCCCCCTTGGTCTCTCTATCCGCAACGCTTCTCCGCCTCCACCCGATCCTTTCTCTCAGAGTTCTGTATCGCGACGGAAAAAAACATCCGAGCCCGAACTCCGGCCTGTGCGAAGCGGCCATGGCTGGAGCGCTGGGAATCCGTCTAGGCGGCACGAACTACTACCAAGGAATCGCCAGCGAAAAACCTTTTTTGGGATACGATACGGAGACCTTATCCCCGATCCATATCCTTTTAGCGAACAGAATCGTTCTTTTAACCTCGCTGATCTCCTTGGCTCTTTTCAGTTCCATTAGAATCACATTATATTTATTTCTCTAA
- a CDS encoding cobyric acid synthase encodes MEISEHGGNVDAIATELGCVLEEITDFSANINPRGLPDWVRPLIGSQISRLIHYPDPHYGSVKRSMEKNWGVKAENIVLGNGASELLYFLPRILNSTNAILFVPSYADYESVLKKNGIPIEKLFLTEENEFEPDYEALDALLIRRKTEKNLVLLGHPNNPTGKILDEKKIGELIRRHKETIWVLDESFLDFCPTGKTFLKDGSPNVIVLKSLTKILALPGLRIGFCVAAPGICRRLEQELPLWSLNRLSAAILEKATEDEEFFRLSRANVQDWKNSLLKGMESLRQIRVFTGDANFLLLKLSLQKLSVSEVCDRLLKEHKISVRRFDGTKGIASDFIRVAVRTPKENETLTDSLRKILNDTESVGPLPKTKRKAPALMIQGTASNVGKSLMAAAFCRILRQDGIDVAPFKSQNMALNSFVTPGGGEIGRAQALQAQAAGVTPDVRMNPVLLKPSSEKDSQVILNGKPVGGMDFRDYTEFKPKAFEEVKRSYDSLADEFEAVVIEGAGSVSEVNLKNNDIVNMNMACYAEAKVLIVGNIDHGGVFGALVGSLDTMAEWERSLVSGFIINRLRGIPELLLPGVRYLETYTGKRVFGVVPHFDDLSLPEEDSLEFKSGNLSDKSALGNRIDVVLIDTPRISNHTDVDALRWEADVRVRIARSPKDVGSPDVLILGGSKNVASDMQFLNDSGFAKTIFSLVQNGATEIVGICGGYQILGNRINDPHSIESNRGTSEGLGLLPLETTLQKEKALKQVSGIHSPSGKTVYGYEIHHGTTELQEQIPVAFVSDEGSPLGHSERNGRIWGTYLHGVFDGDEFRRHFIDKIRVQKGMQPVGRVTCNYDVESKINRLAKGVRESVDISAIYGLLGFK; translated from the coding sequence GTGGAAATTTCTGAACACGGCGGAAACGTCGACGCCATCGCGACCGAACTGGGCTGCGTCCTTGAAGAAATTACGGATTTTTCCGCGAACATCAATCCGAGAGGTCTTCCGGACTGGGTCAGGCCTTTGATCGGATCGCAAATCAGCAGATTGATCCATTATCCGGATCCACATTACGGATCCGTAAAACGTTCCATGGAAAAAAACTGGGGGGTAAAAGCCGAAAACATCGTTTTAGGAAACGGAGCCTCCGAACTCCTGTATTTCCTCCCCCGAATATTAAATTCTACGAATGCGATCCTATTCGTTCCGTCCTATGCGGATTACGAATCCGTGTTGAAAAAAAACGGGATTCCGATCGAAAAACTGTTCTTAACCGAGGAAAACGAATTCGAACCGGACTATGAAGCCCTCGATGCCCTACTGATTCGCCGGAAAACGGAAAAAAATCTGGTTCTCCTGGGACATCCCAATAACCCTACGGGAAAAATCCTGGATGAGAAAAAGATCGGAGAACTGATTCGCCGCCATAAAGAAACGATCTGGGTCTTGGATGAATCCTTTCTAGATTTTTGTCCGACGGGAAAGACCTTTTTGAAAGACGGTTCTCCGAACGTAATCGTGCTGAAATCCCTTACGAAGATCCTTGCCCTTCCCGGATTAAGGATCGGGTTTTGCGTCGCAGCCCCCGGTATTTGTAGGCGCCTGGAACAGGAATTGCCTCTTTGGTCACTCAACAGACTTTCCGCGGCAATCCTGGAAAAGGCTACGGAAGACGAAGAATTCTTCCGGCTCTCCCGGGCGAACGTACAAGATTGGAAAAATTCCCTCTTAAAAGGGATGGAGTCCCTCAGGCAAATTCGGGTCTTTACCGGCGACGCGAATTTTCTCCTTTTAAAACTTTCCCTGCAAAAACTTTCCGTTTCCGAAGTGTGCGATCGATTATTAAAAGAACATAAAATATCCGTCAGAAGATTCGACGGCACAAAAGGAATCGCATCCGATTTTATTCGTGTTGCAGTAAGGACCCCTAAGGAAAACGAGACGTTAACGGATTCCTTACGAAAAATCCTAAACGACACAGAATCCGTCGGACCGCTTCCGAAAACCAAAAGAAAAGCTCCGGCGCTGATGATACAAGGCACCGCCTCGAACGTGGGAAAAAGCCTAATGGCTGCCGCTTTTTGTAGAATTCTCCGCCAAGACGGAATCGACGTGGCGCCGTTCAAGTCCCAGAATATGGCGTTGAATTCCTTCGTCACTCCCGGAGGAGGCGAAATCGGAAGGGCACAGGCGCTACAGGCTCAGGCAGCGGGAGTTACTCCGGACGTCCGAATGAATCCGGTCCTTCTTAAACCTTCCAGTGAAAAAGATTCCCAGGTCATACTCAACGGAAAACCGGTCGGAGGCATGGACTTCCGGGACTATACCGAATTTAAACCGAAGGCATTCGAAGAGGTCAAACGTTCCTACGACTCTCTGGCGGACGAATTCGAGGCGGTGGTAATCGAAGGCGCAGGAAGCGTATCGGAAGTAAATTTAAAAAATAATGATATTGTAAACATGAATATGGCTTGCTATGCGGAAGCTAAAGTGCTTATTGTGGGAAACATCGACCACGGGGGCGTCTTCGGCGCACTAGTCGGATCCCTGGATACCATGGCCGAATGGGAGAGAAGTCTAGTCTCGGGATTCATCATCAATCGTCTGAGAGGCATTCCTGAATTGCTGCTTCCCGGCGTACGTTATCTGGAAACATACACCGGAAAACGGGTATTCGGAGTGGTTCCGCATTTCGACGACCTCAGCTTGCCCGAAGAGGATTCTCTCGAGTTCAAATCCGGAAACTTGAGCGACAAATCCGCTCTCGGGAATCGGATCGACGTCGTGCTGATCGATACGCCTAGAATCTCGAACCATACGGACGTGGACGCGCTCCGATGGGAAGCGGATGTGCGCGTCAGAATCGCACGTTCTCCCAAGGACGTGGGATCTCCTGACGTATTAATTCTGGGTGGAAGCAAAAACGTCGCCTCGGACATGCAATTCCTGAACGACTCCGGTTTTGCGAAGACTATCTTTTCCCTCGTGCAAAACGGGGCCACCGAGATCGTAGGAATCTGCGGAGGCTATCAAATTCTAGGAAATCGGATCAACGATCCGCATTCGATCGAATCGAATCGCGGAACATCGGAGGGTCTGGGTCTTCTTCCCCTGGAAACCACTCTCCAAAAGGAAAAGGCGTTGAAACAAGTTTCCGGAATCCATTCCCCGTCAGGCAAGACGGTTTACGGTTACGAAATCCATCATGGAACCACGGAACTGCAGGAGCAAATTCCGGTGGCCTTCGTTTCCGACGAAGGGAGTCCCTTGGGTCATTCCGAAAGGAACGGAAGGATTTGGGGAACGTATTTGCACGGAGTTTTTGACGGAGACGAGTTCCGAAGACATTTTATCGATAAGATCCGAGTACAAAAAGGGATGCAACCGGTAGGAAGAGTGACTTGCAATTACGACGTGGAATCCAAGATCAATCGTCTGGCCAAAGGCGTTCGGGAATCCGTGGACATATCCGCCATTTACGGCCTTCTAGGTTTTAAATGA
- a CDS encoding bifunctional adenosylcobinamide kinase/adenosylcobinamide-phosphate guanylyltransferase, with product MAGIILVTGGNRSGKSGFALDTALTLPGRRIFIATCPKIDEEMDRRILKHKEERRGQGWDTVEEPLDLNGVFLKFSSQEETVTIVDCLSLWINNLMYDAQQKGQTLEESTVVSITSEMLRSVRSGFPGKVIFVSGEVGLGLVPDSALSRSYRDLLGTCNRTLASESDEAFFLVSGIPLRLKPNSGPHQGEYDSSGNF from the coding sequence ATGGCCGGCATAATCCTCGTAACGGGCGGGAACAGAAGCGGAAAAAGCGGATTCGCTTTGGATACCGCCCTGACCTTGCCCGGGCGAAGAATCTTTATCGCGACCTGCCCGAAAATCGACGAGGAAATGGACCGTAGGATTCTCAAACACAAAGAGGAAAGAAGAGGCCAAGGTTGGGATACCGTGGAGGAGCCGTTGGATTTGAACGGAGTTTTTCTGAAATTCTCCTCTCAGGAAGAGACGGTGACGATCGTAGACTGCCTAAGTCTGTGGATCAACAATCTGATGTACGATGCGCAGCAGAAGGGACAAACCTTGGAGGAAAGCACCGTCGTTTCCATAACCTCAGAGATGCTGCGTTCCGTGAGGTCGGGATTTCCGGGAAAAGTGATCTTCGTGAGCGGAGAAGTGGGCCTCGGATTGGTTCCGGACTCGGCGCTTTCCCGATCCTATCGGGATCTTTTGGGAACCTGCAATCGTACGCTAGCCTCGGAGTCGGACGAGGCGTTTTTTTTGGTAAGCGGAATCCCGCTGAGACTCAAACCGAATTCCGGACCGCACCAAGGAGAATACGATTCCAGTGGAAATTTCTGA
- a CDS encoding histidine phosphatase family protein, producing MKSTLYLIRHPQTENRRRGVFSDGGNFGLSLAGTKEAEEIDRNLSERVDPGNVSLFASPSLICTESLKRMKFLSSLECRTLDSLEELRFGIWQNRSFTEFYNSRPSDAERFSVLDPDLEFEGGERISSFLERAERLKKFAKTELENKKNVIFFSHGGLLAILICLFLELPPKEYVRFRLFSGSVSVLEIDKSGRAGLVGLNFYGTVSEGRWPA from the coding sequence ATGAAGTCGACCTTGTACTTGATCCGCCATCCCCAAACGGAAAATCGGCGAAGAGGAGTTTTTTCTGACGGAGGAAATTTCGGACTTTCTCTGGCAGGAACGAAAGAAGCGGAGGAGATAGACAGGAATTTATCGGAAAGAGTGGATCCCGGAAACGTCTCCCTATTTGCGAGTCCTTCGCTAATATGTACGGAGTCGCTGAAACGTATGAAATTTCTTTCTTCTCTCGAATGTCGGACCTTGGATTCTTTGGAAGAACTCCGTTTCGGAATCTGGCAAAATAGGTCTTTTACGGAATTCTATAACTCCCGGCCCTCCGATGCGGAACGATTTTCCGTTTTGGATCCGGACTTGGAATTCGAAGGAGGAGAAAGGATATCCTCCTTTCTAGAGCGCGCGGAGCGCTTAAAGAAATTCGCAAAGACGGAATTAGAAAATAAAAAGAACGTAATATTCTTTTCTCACGGAGGTCTTCTCGCGATTCTAATCTGTCTGTTTCTGGAGCTTCCTCCGAAAGAGTACGTCCGATTTAGACTCTTTTCCGGATCCGTTTCCGTTCTAGAAATAGATAAAAGCGGTCGCGCCGGTTTAGTCGGACTGAATTTCTACGGAACAGTATCGGAGGGGAGATGGCCGGCATAA
- a CDS encoding adenosylcobinamide amidohydrolase, translating to MSPVLPFASPILSGETWLEVDLLDPHLSLGWTVLGEGWARTNKAIWHKVSDGDLSPTEDPKQYFRKRLIDTGRSDSDLIGFLTSASLLDYSESVSTLSDVWVRVVGTVGLGNAVHVAESSNLLEYYGTINLLIQTSVPLSLSASIEAVSVATEARTAAVLDARIPVEAGRIATGTGTDCIGIVSPDRNCAEIYVGKHTDIGRLIGKSVYEVVTVGIRKWKENVEDRKKK from the coding sequence GTGAGCCCCGTTTTACCCTTCGCCTCTCCGATTCTTAGCGGGGAAACCTGGCTTGAAGTGGACCTTCTCGATCCGCATCTCTCGTTAGGTTGGACCGTACTCGGGGAAGGCTGGGCGCGAACGAACAAAGCGATCTGGCATAAAGTTTCCGACGGAGATCTTTCGCCGACGGAAGATCCGAAGCAATATTTCCGGAAAAGATTGATCGATACGGGAAGGTCCGATTCGGATTTGATCGGATTTCTGACGAGCGCATCGCTTCTAGACTATTCCGAATCGGTATCTACTCTCTCCGATGTTTGGGTCAGAGTCGTAGGCACCGTAGGATTGGGGAATGCCGTACATGTGGCAGAATCCTCAAATCTTTTAGAATATTATGGAACTATAAACTTATTGATCCAAACCTCCGTTCCCTTGAGCCTATCCGCCTCCATAGAAGCCGTTTCAGTCGCTACCGAAGCCAGAACTGCGGCGGTTTTAGACGCACGGATTCCAGTGGAAGCTGGGCGAATCGCGACCGGTACAGGTACTGATTGCATCGGGATCGTTTCCCCCGATCGGAATTGTGCGGAAATTTATGTGGGAAAGCATACGGACATTGGTCGCCTGATCGGTAAATCCGTATACGAGGTCGTCACGGTCGGAATCCGCAAATGGAAAGAAAACGTGGAAGATCGGAAAAAGAAATGA
- a CDS encoding cobyrinate a,c-diamide synthase — translation MEGKTGIPRILIAGASSGVGKTTTVLALCKAFQKRGLKVSVFKCGPDYLDPTYHSFASGSPCQNLDGWLMGREAVLDTFHHASRGSDIAILEGVMGLFDGISPKGEAGSSAEIAKWLEAPTFVVLNAGGMSRTIAALAYGLKQYDPGLDVKGVIANFLGSQSHRSILSEALSADLPLLGGFPKSPEQSFPERHLGLHSAEETESLPEKLEYWGTTCEEWFDLDQIWKIASEKKYTEPIRPDLNSEPPKSKCRIGIARDAAFHFYYEDNLRRLRNAGAELIPFSPIADRKLPEVDGLYIGGGYPELYARELSENESIRTGIRESGKSGLPIYAECGGLMYLSQEIRTKDASSFPMVGLLPAIVQMHDKLQALGYVEATVEEECILGQAGVRFRGHQFRYSSFNLLNEDGIRPLYRVRKRKGDQTFSEGYSQNNVIGSYVHAHWASNPNVPENFVSACIRRKS, via the coding sequence ATGGAAGGCAAGACCGGAATTCCTAGAATCCTGATCGCCGGAGCGAGCAGTGGAGTCGGAAAGACTACGACCGTACTCGCGTTGTGTAAAGCATTCCAAAAAAGAGGACTTAAAGTGTCCGTCTTCAAATGCGGCCCCGATTATCTGGATCCCACCTATCATAGCTTCGCCTCCGGATCTCCTTGTCAGAACCTGGACGGATGGTTGATGGGTAGAGAAGCCGTTCTAGACACCTTCCATCATGCAAGTAGAGGGAGCGACATCGCAATTCTGGAAGGAGTCATGGGATTGTTCGACGGAATCTCGCCCAAGGGGGAAGCGGGATCCAGTGCGGAAATCGCGAAATGGCTGGAAGCCCCCACATTCGTCGTATTGAATGCGGGCGGAATGTCCAGAACCATCGCGGCCTTGGCTTACGGATTGAAACAATACGACCCGGGCTTGGACGTAAAGGGAGTCATAGCGAATTTTTTAGGAAGCCAAAGCCATCGTTCCATTTTAAGCGAGGCCCTGTCCGCAGACTTACCACTGTTAGGCGGTTTTCCGAAATCCCCGGAGCAATCTTTTCCGGAAAGACACCTTGGACTGCACAGCGCGGAGGAAACGGAATCTTTACCCGAAAAACTGGAGTATTGGGGAACGACCTGCGAGGAGTGGTTCGACCTAGATCAAATATGGAAAATCGCATCCGAAAAAAAATACACGGAACCGATCCGTCCGGACTTAAATTCGGAACCTCCGAAATCGAAATGCAGGATCGGCATCGCGAGAGACGCCGCTTTCCATTTTTATTATGAAGATAATTTGAGAAGATTACGAAACGCCGGAGCGGAATTGATACCGTTTTCTCCGATCGCGGATCGGAAACTTCCGGAAGTGGACGGCCTGTACATAGGAGGAGGATATCCGGAACTGTACGCCCGAGAATTATCCGAAAACGAATCCATCCGGACCGGAATCCGAGAATCGGGAAAAAGCGGCCTTCCGATATACGCCGAATGCGGCGGATTAATGTATTTGTCCCAGGAGATTCGCACGAAGGATGCAAGTAGTTTTCCCATGGTAGGATTGCTCCCTGCGATCGTACAGATGCACGATAAACTCCAGGCCCTCGGATATGTGGAAGCCACCGTGGAAGAGGAATGTATTCTAGGCCAGGCCGGAGTCCGCTTTAGGGGACATCAATTCCGTTATTCCAGCTTTAATTTATTAAACGAAGACGGCATTCGTCCCCTCTACAGGGTTCGTAAAAGAAAAGGGGACCAGACTTTTTCGGAAGGTTATTCCCAAAACAACGTGATCGGATCCTATGTTCACGCTCATTGGGCCTCCAATCCGAACGTGCCTGAAAATTTCGTAAGCGCTTGCATCCGGAGAAAGTCGTGA
- the cobO gene encoding cob(I)yrinic acid a,c-diamide adenosyltransferase, whose product MEESNQNRHGLLIVNTGDGKGKTTAALGVVFRALGRGKKCGVVQFIKGKWETGERKFAKTIPELDFHVMGLGFTWESDDLDRDKTAAKQAWDLSKKMILSEEYDIVVLDEITYAFHYGWLEVDETVRILRERPSQVHVIITGRNCPESILQQADLISEIRSVKHPFQSGIKAQIGIDF is encoded by the coding sequence TTGGAAGAATCGAATCAGAATCGGCACGGCCTCTTGATCGTAAATACTGGGGACGGAAAAGGAAAGACTACTGCCGCATTGGGAGTCGTATTTCGCGCATTGGGCCGGGGAAAAAAATGCGGAGTCGTGCAATTTATCAAGGGAAAGTGGGAAACCGGGGAAAGGAAATTCGCCAAGACGATTCCGGAACTCGACTTCCACGTCATGGGTTTAGGGTTCACCTGGGAAAGCGACGACCTGGATCGGGATAAGACCGCCGCTAAACAGGCTTGGGATCTTTCCAAAAAAATGATCCTGAGCGAAGAATATGATATCGTCGTCTTGGATGAAATCACCTACGCCTTCCATTACGGTTGGCTGGAAGTCGACGAAACGGTTCGTATTCTTCGAGAACGTCCTTCCCAAGTCCACGTGATCATAACGGGAAGAAACTGTCCGGAATCGATTTTGCAGCAGGCCGATCTGATAAGCGAAATCCGCTCGGTCAAACATCCTTTCCAGTCCGGAATCAAAGCTCAGATCGGAATCGACTTTTAA
- the cobM gene encoding precorrin-4 C(11)-methyltransferase, producing the protein MKVYIIGAGPGDPELITLKGARLIETCPIVLYTGSLVPERVIARANREARVLDSAKMTLDEIMDVLKNAHDKGQDVARVHTGDPSIFGSTAEQMRRMDALGIPYEIVPGVSSFTAAAAALKKELTLPEVSQTVIITRAEGRTPMPEKEKLETLARSEATLVFFLSATLLKKVTEELIPFYGEECPAAIVQKASWPEQKIIRGTLSDIAQKAKEEKINATAIVFVGKVLDCEDFADSRLYSPDFSHKYRKRKKNSESSPFAETNGAKE; encoded by the coding sequence ATGAAAGTTTATATTATCGGTGCGGGTCCCGGGGATCCGGAACTCATCACACTAAAGGGCGCAAGACTGATCGAGACCTGCCCTATCGTCCTTTACACAGGATCATTGGTCCCGGAACGCGTGATCGCAAGGGCAAATCGAGAGGCAAGAGTCCTGGATTCTGCTAAGATGACTTTAGACGAAATCATGGACGTGTTGAAAAACGCCCACGACAAAGGACAGGACGTTGCGAGAGTGCATACCGGCGATCCGTCCATTTTCGGCTCCACTGCGGAGCAGATGCGAAGGATGGACGCTCTCGGCATCCCCTATGAAATCGTTCCGGGGGTCTCCTCCTTTACCGCCGCCGCAGCCGCCTTAAAAAAGGAACTTACCTTGCCCGAAGTTTCCCAAACCGTCATCATCACCCGCGCAGAAGGAAGAACCCCGATGCCGGAAAAAGAGAAACTCGAAACATTGGCCCGCTCCGAAGCTACTTTGGTGTTCTTTTTAAGCGCGACACTTTTGAAAAAAGTAACCGAAGAACTGATTCCGTTTTATGGGGAAGAATGCCCGGCGGCGATCGTTCAAAAAGCATCCTGGCCGGAACAGAAAATTATCAGAGGAACATTATCCGACATAGCTCAAAAAGCCAAAGAGGAAAAAATAAACGCAACCGCAATCGTATTCGTAGGGAAGGTTCTAGATTGCGAGGATTTTGCCGATTCCCGCCTTTATTCTCCGGATTTTTCGCATAAGTATCGCAAGAGAAAAAAGAATTCCGAATCCTCACCCTTCGCGGAAACGAATGGAGCAAAGGAATAA